The uncultured Cohaesibacter sp. genome window below encodes:
- the glpK gene encoding glycerol kinase GlpK, with translation MKKSYVMAIDQGTTSSRAILFDSNYRICSVSQREFTQYFPKSGWVEHDPEEIWESVISTCRDAMENAGAHAADIAAIGITNQRETTLVWDKRTGECIYNAIVWQDRRTSDYCKKLVEEGKEETVIEKTGLLIDPYFSSTKVAWIIDNVEGARQKAEDGHLAFGTIDSFLLWRLTGGKVHATDATNASRTMLYDIHNARWSSTLRQLLDLPQNLARPDVRDCASDFGESLPELFGGPIKIAGIAGDQQAAAIGQACFEPGMLKSTYGTGCFALLNTGEKPVKSENRLLTTIAYQLNGKPTFCLEGSIFIAGAAVQWLRDGLGIIERANQAGPLARKADENQQVYLVPAFVGLGAPYWDADCRGAMFGLTRGTGPEEICKATLESVCYQTRDLLTAMKKDWKGHNGTILRVDGGMVASNWTMQFLSDILNAVVERPRVLETTALGAAYLAGSQVDFYPDRDEFAKSWALEHRFEPSMDEVVRESKYEGWLDAVQRTLSR, from the coding sequence ATGAAAAAATCCTACGTCATGGCGATCGATCAGGGAACCACATCGTCCCGCGCCATCCTGTTCGATAGCAACTACCGTATCTGCTCCGTCTCCCAACGAGAATTCACGCAGTATTTCCCGAAATCCGGCTGGGTTGAACATGACCCCGAAGAGATCTGGGAAAGCGTGATCTCCACCTGCCGCGACGCCATGGAAAATGCCGGGGCTCACGCAGCCGACATCGCCGCCATCGGCATCACCAATCAGCGCGAAACGACCCTTGTCTGGGACAAGCGCACCGGTGAATGCATCTATAATGCAATCGTCTGGCAGGACCGCCGCACTTCAGACTATTGCAAGAAGCTGGTCGAGGAAGGCAAGGAAGAGACCGTCATCGAGAAGACCGGTCTGCTGATCGACCCCTATTTCTCCAGCACCAAGGTTGCCTGGATCATCGACAATGTGGAAGGGGCGCGCCAGAAGGCGGAAGATGGCCATCTGGCATTCGGCACCATCGACAGCTTCCTGTTGTGGCGGCTCACCGGGGGCAAGGTCCATGCGACCGACGCCACCAACGCCAGCCGTACCATGCTCTACGACATCCACAATGCCCGCTGGAGCAGCACCCTGCGCCAACTGCTCGATCTGCCGCAGAATCTCGCTCGCCCGGATGTCCGCGACTGTGCGTCCGATTTCGGCGAAAGCCTGCCGGAACTGTTTGGCGGTCCGATCAAGATTGCCGGCATTGCCGGTGACCAGCAGGCCGCAGCGATCGGTCAGGCGTGTTTTGAGCCGGGCATGCTGAAGTCCACCTACGGCACAGGCTGCTTTGCGCTGCTCAACACGGGCGAAAAACCGGTCAAATCGGAGAATCGTCTGCTCACGACCATCGCCTACCAGCTCAATGGCAAGCCGACCTTCTGCCTTGAAGGCTCCATCTTCATTGCTGGTGCCGCCGTTCAGTGGCTTCGAGACGGGTTGGGCATCATTGAGCGCGCCAATCAGGCAGGCCCCCTCGCCCGCAAGGCAGACGAAAACCAGCAGGTTTATCTGGTACCGGCCTTTGTCGGACTCGGCGCGCCCTATTGGGATGCGGATTGCCGGGGTGCTATGTTCGGTCTGACACGCGGCACGGGGCCGGAGGAAATCTGCAAGGCGACGCTCGAGTCGGTCTGCTACCAGACGCGCGATCTGCTGACAGCGATGAAAAAGGACTGGAAAGGCCACAACGGCACCATCCTTCGGGTTGATGGTGGCATGGTCGCCTCCAACTGGACGATGCAGTTCCTCTCCGACATCCTGAACGCGGTGGTCGAACGTCCGCGTGTTCTGGAAACCACAGCCCTCGGTGCGGCCTATCTGGCTGGCTCTCAGGTCGACTTCTACCCGGACAGGGATGAATTCGCCAAGAGCTGGGCGCTCGAGCACCGCTTCGAGCCTTCCATGGACGAGGTTGTGAGGGAAAGCAAATATGAAGGCTGGCTTGATGCTGTTCAGAGGACACTGAGCCGCTAG